One region of Bubalus bubalis isolate 160015118507 breed Murrah chromosome 15, NDDB_SH_1, whole genome shotgun sequence genomic DNA includes:
- the KLF10 gene encoding Krueppel-like factor 10, whose amino-acid sequence MLNFGGASLQQATEERMEMICERSKENVYSWNKTAEKSDFEAVEALMSMSCSWKSDFKKYIENRPVTPVSDTSEEENLLPGTPDFHTTIPAFCLTPPYSPSDFEPSQVSNLMAPAPPTGHFKSLSDTAKPHIAAVPFKEEKNPVPAPKLPKAQATSVIRHTADAQLCNHRSCPVKAASILNYQDNSFRKRTHLNPEAARKNIPCAAVSPNRSKRERDTEADVEEKPSPAALYDFSVPSSETVICRPQPAPASPQQKSVLVSPPAVSTAGVPPMPVICQMVPLPAHNPVVTTVVPSTPPSQPPAVCPPVVFMGTQVPKGALMFVVPQPVVQNPKPPVVSPNGTRLSPIAPAPGFSPSSAKVTPQIDSSRIRSHICSHPGCGKTYFKSSHLKAHMRTHTGEKPFSCSWKGCERRFARSDELSRHRRTHTGEKKFACPMCDRRFMRSDHLTKHARRHLSAKKLPNWQMEVSKLNDITLPPTPAPTQ is encoded by the exons ATGCTCAACTTCGGCGGCGCTTCTCTCCAGCAGGCTACG GAGGAAAGAATGGAAATGATCTGTGAAAGATCAAAAGAGAATGTGTATTCCTGGAACAAAACTGCAGAGAAAAGTGACTTTGAAGCTGTAGAAGCACTTATGTCAATGAGTTGCAGTTGGAAGTctgattttaagaaatacattgaAAACAGACCCGTTACTCCAGTGTCTGATACATCAGAGGAAGAGAATCTGCTTCCTGGTACACCTGATTTTCATACCACAATCCCAGCATTT TGTTTGACTCCACCTTACAGTCCCTCTGACTTTGAACCTTCTCAAGTGTCAAATCTGATGGCACCAGCGCCACCTACTGGACACTTCAAATCATTGTCAGATACTGCCAAGCCTCACATTGCTGCTGTACCTTTCAAAGAGGAGAAGAACCCGGTACCCGCCCCCAAACTCCCCAAGGCTCAGGCAACCAGTGTGATTCGTCATACAGCTGATGCCCAGCTGTGTAACCACCGATCATGCCCCGTGAAAGCAGCCAGCATCCTCAACTATCAGGACAATTCATTTCGGAAAAGAACCCACCTAAATCCTGAGGCTGCAAGAAAAAACATACCTTGTGCCGCTGTGTCACCAAACAGGTCCAAACGtgagagagacacagaggcagATGTTGAAGAGAAGCCAAGCCCTGCTGCACTTTATGACTTTTCTGTGCCTTCCTCAGAGACCGTCATCTGCCGACCTCAGCCGGCCCCCGCGTCTCCCCAGCAGAAGTCAGTCTTAGTCTCTCCACCCGCGGTGTCCACAGCGGGAGTGCCCCCTATGCCGGTCATCTGCCAGATGGTTCCCCTCCCTGCACACAACCCCGTCGTGACGACAGTCGTCCCCAGCACGCCACCCAGCCAGCCGCCGGCTGTCTGCCCACCCGTCGTATTCATGGGCACTCAGGTGCCCAAGGGCGCCCTCATGTTTGTCGTGCCCCAGCCGGTCGTTCAGAACCCAAAGCCTCCGGTGGTGAGCCCAAATGGCACCAGACTCTCTCCCATTGCCCCTGCTCCCGGGTTTTCCCCTTCCTCAGCGAAAGTCACTCCTCAGATTGACTCATCGAGGATAAGAAGTCACATCTGTAGCCACCCAGGATGCGGCAAGACCTACTTCAAAAGTTCTCATCTGAAGGCCCACATGAGAACGCATACAG GTGAAAAACCTTTTAGCTGTAGCTGGAAAGGTTGTGAAAGGAGGTTTGCCCGTTCAGATGAACTGTCCAGACACCGACGAACCCACACAGGTGAGAAGAAGTTCGCCTGTCCCATGTGTGACCGGCGGTTCATGAGGAGCGACCATTTGACCAAACACGCCCGTCGCCACCTGTCAGCCAAGAAGCTACCGAACTGGCAGATGGAAGTGAGCAAGTTAAATGACATTACCCTACCTCCAACCCCGGCTCCCACGCAGTAA